Below is a genomic region from Triticum dicoccoides isolate Atlit2015 ecotype Zavitan chromosome 5A, WEW_v2.0, whole genome shotgun sequence.
TCTTACGACTTGAAAACTTTTGGGAAATGTAGCTTGACAAGCATTGGGAGTTCCGAGAGCTCCACCTTAGACCTGCCCAACAGCACAGTTTTCAGCTTCTCATCGCAGTTTACTATGTTCCTGTTGGTCGGGTCCTGCAAATCAGAGTAATTTAATGTAAACAACTTGTAGAAATCACATATCCATATGAAAAGtaataagagggtgcttggatacgtattcttgactaaaagtagtgggactaaaacttgctagactcacccatgcttggatccaaatactccctccgtttttatttactccgcatattagagttgactgaagtcaaactttgtaaagtttgaccaagtttatagaaaacaatatagacatttagacatttatcataataaatctatacgatgtgaaagtacatttagtaataaatctaatgttgttgatttgttattgtatattttaatatttttgtatataaacttggtcaaagtttgtaaagcttgactttgaccaaagctaatatgcgaactaaggctggtcacaatggggaggaacttaggagtaacatcacacactccaatacaactttgcttatgtgtcacatatttaatgaagagagagtgcttgtggtaactagctaagttaccggaacatcacacactccaagaaacaatgagtctataacctaataaatacattgttgcatgacactacatagatgtttctacccactgtggaggtaataacatagtctagggaagtgtgtaagttactagactatgttcttgcccattgtgaccagcctaaataaaaacggagggagtactaaagagactaaaatcaagttaatgagcatttattatcctccaaaccctccaatccagaactcgcctgtgttaaaggagaggagttaaatgaggagagaggggactaatccacattttagtaggggtacccctgactaaaacattttagtctcaagactagttttagcccctctttagtcaggggtgcttggaactttagcctcttaaagagactatttttagtcagactaaaataagtcccttggatccaagcaccctctaaatgAATATCATGGTACATCTGACAGGGGTGAAAAGCTAACAGGTTTTCTGTTTCCTCTGAAACAAAAATTGTGCGAAACAAAGCTATGACCTTAAAATTTTAATTTATGCCTTGCCATTCACCAAGATTCAACCTGGTTTTATAGCTGAGAGCCATGAGATTTAAATACTCACTCCGTCCAATACGAAAATTTATTTCATGATGACAgtaatgatttggtattctagatttTGAGAAAAaattctataaatttggtcaaagtttaaAAGGTTTGACTTTAGAAAAAAATCTAGTACGcactatattttgggacagagggagtatatattacAGCATGACAGAAGAACTCCTTCAAGAATGCAGCAGTGCCACATCTAGGCTTACAAACAACATGTCAAACTCAAGATGACTTTATTGGCGATTATCTAGTGTAAAACGGTTCTAAACAGGTACCTAAATGGAAGATGGAGCCACAACTACTTTCTGCAATGTAGCTCAAGTCCAACTGATGGCAATAATGGTGCCACCCAACTAACTGTATCACCGCATGGCCTGGATATATATGGAGAgagatgatgtcttcttcttcatgTTAGATATGAAGTCAACAAAAACAGAAGCGCCTGCTCAAACCTCAAAGAGAACAATGGACAGTTGGCCTTGAAAAGGATGTGCAGGCCTCCAGGGGAAGCAATACCCCGAAAGTAGAAACACCGACAGATCCTAGAACACTGAGCTATAGCCCAGACTTAACACTGCAGGTGGTTCTGATCCAACTAAGCCGCGGCCATTAGCTGAGTTGGTCGTATGAATGTCTTATTCGGCAAATTCCTATCCTAGCTGAGTTGGATCAAATGCGTGAAGTTCACCAGCAACAAGAGAACATCTAGCTTGCTGACTAAATGGAAACGGAATTTCAAGGGCAGGTACCAAATCTTCCGTGATAACAGGGACGCTCAACTAATTCCGGGTACTAAACCTAACGTGATTAACTTCCGAGGCGACCAAACAAACAGGTGGAGCCAGAAGGATGTACCTGGAGGTTGTTGTTCTTGATGTGTGACCAGACGCCGAGGAAGAAGGAGAGGTGGGACATCTGGGACCGGCCCCCGGCGAACTCCCGCAGCGCCGTCGGCAGGTTAACCAGGTCGACCAGAGCCGCCACCTTCTTAGGGGACTCCACCGCCGCCCGCCGCAGCAccatctccctctctcccccttacgTGGTTGGTGGCTCACTCGCTGGAAGGGGGAATCGAGAGAGGGTAGGTGGAGACGGCAGCTAGGAGGCGAAGGAGAGAGGTGCACGTACGGCGGGCAGCGAGGTGGCGGGGCAGAGGCGGCTGCGCCGCGCCAGAGAGCGGACGGGGGAgcgtggcggcggcgaggcgagcaaATGAAGATGGGTACCTTCCTCCAGTGGACGGCTGGATCGAGAGTTGGCACCGATCAGACGGTCCTTGCTCcaattgtttttctttttttgcttttgttCCAAACTGTTAGCAAGACGCAGGTTTAGGGGTCGACCCGCCGAAATTTTGTCAGTGCCTAAAGAGCTACTCACTCTTGGAAAAAAATTAACAACTCAATATAATGTAAATGGTGCGAAACACGATATACAAATCACTTTCAGGATGACTCTGGACATTGTACCGGCTTTCCATTATCTTCTATATCCCTCTAACATGGCATGAGACCCACATGATAATGTAGTCAGTTGAATAGGACCCGCATGGCATAATCTTGCACCATCGTCATCCGCTCTCTCTCTTTTAAGCTTCGCTCTCCGGACTTTCTTCAGT
It encodes:
- the LOC119301115 gene encoding uncharacterized protein LOC119301115, coding for MVLRRAAVESPKKVAALVDLVNLPTALREFAGGRSQMSHLSFFLGVWSHIKNNNLQDPTNRNIVNCDEKLKTVLLGRSKVELSELPMLVKLHFPKVFKS